From Erwinia sp. HDF1-3R, one genomic window encodes:
- a CDS encoding GNAT family N-acetyltransferase — MSQSVQVAKPDDAEEIFALLQRAYASLLRENIHFTITQGTVAEVRATIEQETVLVLRKWQRAVATVTVRLPWAQDASAPAALPFIHWFAVDPDYKGQGYGRKIIDWAERRLLQETLKAPGVYLATAIKHPWLSELYLRRGYQPFCYRTNKLGEELVFLKKEFIAIAPPEVAEIIQPA; from the coding sequence ATGAGTCAATCTGTTCAGGTGGCAAAACCCGACGACGCGGAAGAAATATTCGCTTTATTACAACGCGCCTATGCATCACTCCTGCGTGAGAATATCCATTTCACCATTACGCAGGGGACGGTGGCCGAGGTACGCGCCACCATCGAGCAGGAGACGGTGCTGGTATTGCGCAAATGGCAGCGCGCGGTCGCCACCGTAACCGTGCGCCTGCCCTGGGCGCAGGACGCCAGCGCGCCTGCGGCACTGCCGTTTATTCACTGGTTTGCCGTCGACCCGGATTATAAAGGTCAGGGCTATGGCCGAAAAATAATTGACTGGGCCGAACGCCGTTTATTGCAGGAGACACTAAAAGCTCCGGGCGTCTATTTAGCCACGGCCATTAAGCATCCCTGGCTTAGCGAACTTTATTTACGTCGTGGCTACCAGCCTTTCTGTTATCGCACCAATAAATTAGGCGAGGAACTGGTTTTTCTGAAAAAAGAGTTTATCGCCATTGCGCCCCCAGAGGTCGCTGAAATTATACAGCCTGCCTGA
- a CDS encoding SfnB family sulfur acquisition oxidoreductase has product MTLSQVFAKRAATIIHSPQQALSVARELAQTFRAEAARRDRLRELPFEPLASLFASGLGAITVPAAFGGADVSTPVLAEVISLLSEADAAIGQIPQNHFYALHVLRVNGSEAQQRRFFQEVLEGVHLGNALAEFSSSAAHHRTTSLLPDGEGLVLTGQKFYATGALYADRIPTAARDAEGREQLVFVPRHQAGVSVIDDWTGFGQRTTGSGTVIFNAVKVAADDIVPFQSAFERPTTLGPFAQIMHAAIDQGIARAAFSDMLAFINQRARPWPDSGVERANEDPLILDRVGQIAARLAAGDALLSEAGEAIDAAGHHPDAEGVAAASVQVACARAWTTELALEASSLLFELSGTRSALREHNLDRHWRNARTHTLHDPVRWKYPVIGNYVLNGVLPPRRGTL; this is encoded by the coding sequence ATGACCCTGAGCCAGGTTTTCGCCAAAAGAGCGGCCACGATTATTCACTCCCCCCAGCAGGCCCTCAGCGTCGCCCGCGAGCTGGCGCAGACGTTCCGCGCCGAAGCGGCCCGGCGCGACCGCCTGCGCGAACTGCCGTTTGAGCCGCTGGCCTCGCTATTCGCCTCCGGCCTTGGAGCGATAACCGTACCGGCCGCCTTTGGCGGGGCAGACGTTTCCACGCCGGTGCTGGCAGAGGTTATCAGCCTGCTCAGCGAGGCGGATGCGGCGATAGGGCAGATCCCGCAGAACCACTTCTATGCGCTACACGTGCTGCGGGTCAACGGCAGCGAGGCGCAGCAGCGGCGTTTCTTTCAGGAGGTGCTGGAAGGGGTGCATCTGGGTAACGCGCTGGCTGAATTCAGCTCATCCGCCGCGCATCATCGCACCACCTCGCTGCTGCCCGACGGCGAGGGCCTGGTGCTGACGGGCCAGAAATTTTACGCCACCGGCGCGCTGTACGCTGACCGCATTCCCACCGCCGCGCGTGACGCTGAGGGCCGCGAGCAGCTGGTGTTCGTGCCGCGCCATCAGGCAGGCGTCAGCGTGATTGACGACTGGACCGGCTTCGGCCAGCGCACCACTGGCAGCGGCACGGTTATCTTTAACGCGGTGAAGGTGGCGGCGGACGATATCGTGCCGTTTCAAAGCGCCTTTGAGCGCCCGACCACCCTCGGTCCTTTTGCGCAAATAATGCACGCTGCCATTGACCAGGGTATCGCGCGTGCGGCCTTCAGCGACATGCTGGCGTTTATCAACCAGCGCGCACGGCCCTGGCCTGATTCAGGCGTGGAGCGGGCGAATGAGGATCCGCTGATCCTCGATCGGGTGGGGCAGATAGCGGCGCGGCTGGCGGCGGGCGACGCCCTGCTGAGCGAGGCAGGCGAAGCCATAGATGCCGCCGGGCATCACCCTGATGCGGAGGGGGTCGCTGCCGCCTCGGTACAGGTAGCCTGCGCCCGCGCGTGGACCACCGAACTGGCGCTGGAGGCGTCCAGCCTGCTGTTTGAGCTGTCCGGCACCCGCTCGGCGCTGCGGGAGCATAATCTGGATCGCCACTGGCGTAACGCCCGCACCCATACCCTGCATGATCCGGTTCGCTGGAAATATCCGGTTATCGGTAACTACGTGCTGAACGGCGTTCTGCCACCGAGAAGGGGAACGCTGTGA
- a CDS encoding ABC transporter substrate-binding protein: protein MKVNSLALALSFTCLLGSVSALAAAQPHRGGSLTWGVETEPVPFNPQLNGQSKAEVVLRNVWESLLARRPDGSYVPWLAQGYQASPDGKSFTFTLRPDVTFSNGEKLTASAVAENFRHLQDAQYCAGSSLCAMGVRIARIDTPDDHSVTITLKQGFAPFLAFAAKLPILAPASWHSSQLRSGGTEIAGTGPFILESYEKGQQATFVRNPNYHWAPATAQHQGPAYLDSVTYRFLPESSVRTGALLSGQVDVIEGISGNDAGEFKDNADFTYQHALNTGTPYSLFLNVDYGPTRELKVRQALLQGLDIDPILKSVYRGERTRAWGITSPVDPLYNKELEGKYGNQPALANSLLDEAGWTTRDSQGFRSKNGQRLSIEVIQAQATVRDQRDVLLQALQAQARQRLGVELKLRYVDAGTYVEVRNSGKFGSIANSNTDTDGIDIENHYRPVNAGGAINYSRVNSPEINGWLDRAAATLDAAQQRQNYSDLQQYALIKQALAVPLYEPEDQIAAASYVHGVGFRSFKQMPENSYDIWLSEH, encoded by the coding sequence ATGAAAGTGAATTCGCTCGCCCTTGCGCTGAGTTTTACCTGCCTGCTGGGCAGTGTCTCTGCCCTTGCCGCCGCACAGCCTCACCGTGGCGGCAGCCTGACCTGGGGCGTCGAGACCGAGCCCGTTCCGTTTAACCCGCAGCTTAACGGCCAGTCGAAGGCGGAAGTGGTGCTGCGCAACGTCTGGGAATCGCTGCTGGCGCGCCGCCCGGACGGCAGCTACGTTCCCTGGCTGGCACAGGGCTATCAGGCCTCGCCGGACGGCAAAAGCTTCACCTTCACCCTGCGCCCCGACGTCACCTTTTCCAACGGCGAGAAGCTGACCGCCAGCGCGGTAGCTGAAAATTTCCGCCATTTGCAGGATGCACAATACTGTGCCGGCAGCAGCCTGTGCGCGATGGGCGTGCGCATTGCCCGCATCGACACGCCGGATGACCACAGCGTGACCATTACGCTGAAACAGGGCTTTGCCCCGTTCCTCGCCTTCGCCGCGAAATTACCGATCCTGGCCCCCGCCAGCTGGCATTCATCGCAGCTCAGGTCGGGAGGTACGGAGATTGCCGGCACCGGGCCATTTATCCTCGAAAGTTATGAGAAAGGCCAGCAGGCGACCTTCGTGCGCAACCCGAACTATCACTGGGCACCGGCCACTGCACAGCATCAGGGACCAGCCTATCTCGACAGCGTGACCTATCGCTTTCTGCCGGAGTCTTCGGTGCGCACCGGCGCGCTGCTTTCGGGACAGGTCGACGTGATTGAAGGGATATCCGGCAACGATGCCGGGGAATTTAAGGACAACGCCGACTTTACCTATCAGCATGCGCTTAACACCGGAACCCCTTACTCGCTGTTCCTGAACGTCGACTACGGCCCGACCCGCGAGCTGAAAGTGCGCCAGGCGCTGCTACAGGGACTGGATATCGATCCGATCCTGAAATCGGTCTATCGCGGCGAGCGCACCCGCGCCTGGGGCATTACCTCACCCGTTGATCCGCTCTATAACAAGGAGCTGGAGGGCAAATATGGCAACCAGCCCGCGCTCGCTAACTCACTGCTGGATGAGGCAGGCTGGACCACGCGCGACAGCCAGGGCTTTCGCAGCAAAAACGGTCAGCGGCTGAGCATCGAGGTGATCCAGGCCCAGGCGACGGTGCGCGATCAGCGCGACGTGCTGCTCCAGGCGCTTCAGGCTCAGGCGCGGCAGCGTCTTGGCGTGGAGCTTAAGCTGCGCTACGTCGACGCAGGCACCTACGTTGAGGTACGCAACAGCGGAAAATTTGGCTCGATAGCCAACTCGAACACCGATACCGACGGCATTGATATTGAAAATCACTATCGCCCGGTCAACGCGGGCGGGGCAATCAACTACAGCCGCGTCAACAGCCCGGAGATCAATGGCTGGCTGGACCGCGCGGCGGCGACGCTCGATGCGGCGCAGCAGCGGCAGAACTACAGCGATCTTCAGCAATACGCACTCATTAAGCAGGCGCTGGCGGTGCCGCTCTATGAGCCGGAAGATCAGATTGCGGCGGCCAGCTATGTCCACGGCGTCGGTTTCCGCAGCTTTAAGCAGATGCCGGAAAATAGCTACGACATCTGGCTGAGCGAACACTAA
- a CDS encoding LLM class flavin-dependent oxidoreductase encodes MSQTQRQLRLGAIIQGVSGNMSAWRHPDAVADASINVDYVIELARRAEQAKIDFLFVADGLYITPQSIPHFLNRFEPVTLLSALALVTRNIGLVGTLSTSYSEPFTVARQFASLDHLSGGRGGWNVVTSPLEGSAKNFSRAAHPEHDERYRVASEYLRVVTGLWDSWEKDAFVRDKASGEFFAADKLHTLNHKGQYFSVQGPLNVGRSPQGRPVIFQAGASEAGKAFAAEAADAIYTRHNSLEQARAFREDVRRRLEARGRNADDIRVFQGISVIIGNTPEEAERRYQQTAELVTIDKALEYLGRYFEHHDFSQYVLDDPFPQIGELGENSFRSTTDNIKRYARERGLTLRQVALEEATPRPSFIGTAAEVADGLAQWFLDGAADGFIVRGGTPTAFEDFVDQVIPLLQARGLYRQEYEGKTLRENLGLAEPENQFAQRRQQVA; translated from the coding sequence ATGAGTCAGACACAACGCCAGCTGCGGCTGGGCGCGATTATCCAGGGCGTTTCCGGCAATATGTCAGCATGGCGCCACCCGGATGCGGTCGCGGATGCCAGCATCAACGTGGACTATGTCATCGAACTGGCGCGCAGGGCGGAACAGGCGAAAATCGACTTTCTTTTTGTCGCCGATGGCCTGTACATCACGCCGCAGTCGATTCCGCACTTTCTGAACCGCTTTGAACCTGTCACGCTGCTCTCTGCGCTGGCGCTGGTCACCCGGAACATCGGCCTGGTGGGGACGCTTTCAACCTCTTACAGCGAGCCGTTTACCGTGGCGAGACAGTTCGCCAGCCTGGACCACCTGAGCGGCGGTCGGGGAGGCTGGAACGTGGTGACCTCGCCGCTGGAGGGCTCGGCGAAAAACTTCTCGCGCGCCGCGCACCCGGAACATGATGAGCGTTACCGCGTCGCCAGTGAATATCTGCGCGTGGTAACCGGGCTGTGGGACTCCTGGGAGAAAGACGCGTTCGTGCGCGACAAGGCCAGCGGTGAATTCTTCGCTGCCGATAAGCTGCATACCCTTAACCATAAAGGGCAGTACTTCTCGGTGCAGGGACCGCTTAACGTGGGGCGTTCGCCGCAGGGCAGGCCGGTTATCTTCCAGGCGGGCGCATCGGAAGCGGGTAAAGCCTTCGCCGCCGAAGCGGCCGATGCCATCTACACCCGGCATAACAGTCTGGAGCAGGCGAGAGCATTTCGCGAAGACGTTCGCCGCCGCCTGGAAGCGCGCGGACGCAATGCCGACGATATTCGCGTTTTCCAGGGCATCAGCGTGATTATCGGCAATACCCCAGAAGAGGCTGAACGCCGCTATCAGCAGACCGCCGAACTGGTCACCATCGACAAGGCGCTGGAGTACCTTGGCCGCTACTTTGAACACCATGATTTCAGCCAGTACGTGCTGGATGATCCCTTCCCGCAGATTGGCGAGCTGGGGGAAAACAGCTTCCGCAGCACCACTGACAATATCAAGCGCTACGCCCGCGAGCGGGGCCTGACGCTGCGTCAGGTGGCGCTGGAGGAGGCAACGCCGCGGCCCAGCTTTATCGGCACCGCCGCAGAGGTGGCGGACGGCCTGGCGCAGTGGTTCCTCGACGGGGCCGCCGACGGCTTTATCGTGCGCGGCGGCACGCCGACCGCCTTTGAAGACTTTGTGGATCAGGTGATCCCGCTGCTTCAGGCGCGCGGCCTCTACCGTCAGGAGTACGAAGGGAAGACCCTGCGTGAAAACCTCGGGCTGGCTGAGCCGGAGAATCAGTTTGCCCAGCGCCGCCAGCAGGTCGCGTAA
- a CDS encoding ABC transporter permease encodes MKALSARFSPTLPASVWSASLFLLLVALAVVAPEWLTHGDPLLADPVNAQLPPSAQHWLGTDQLGRDLLTRIIYGSRYSLLISVAAMALAVIFGTLLGLSAALARGVVDELLSRAVDVISAFPDLLLALMLIAFTGPGTANLIIALGVASVPRFARVVRVQTRSVMTSGYVEQARTFGLSRFRLTVRHILPHAMAQVPALATLGLGTVIIGTAGLSFLGMGPQPPTAEWGLMLAEGRNYLRNAWWIAAWPGVFITLTVVAVSTLGRYWQTRFAGRSQ; translated from the coding sequence ATGAAAGCTCTCTCCGCACGTTTCTCCCCGACGCTGCCCGCCTCCGTCTGGAGCGCCAGCCTGTTTCTGCTGCTGGTCGCGCTGGCCGTGGTGGCGCCTGAGTGGCTGACGCACGGCGATCCGCTACTGGCCGACCCGGTTAACGCCCAGCTACCCCCTTCGGCGCAGCACTGGCTGGGGACCGATCAGCTGGGGCGCGACCTGCTGACGCGGATTATCTATGGCAGCCGCTACTCGCTGCTGATAAGCGTGGCGGCGATGGCGCTGGCGGTGATCTTCGGCACGCTGCTGGGGCTGAGCGCGGCGCTGGCGCGCGGCGTGGTCGATGAGCTGCTGAGCCGCGCGGTAGACGTTATCTCGGCGTTTCCCGACCTGCTGTTGGCGCTGATGCTGATCGCCTTTACCGGTCCCGGCACCGCTAACCTGATTATTGCGCTGGGCGTGGCGTCGGTGCCGCGCTTTGCCCGCGTGGTGCGGGTGCAGACGCGCAGCGTGATGACCTCCGGCTACGTTGAACAGGCCCGCACCTTTGGCCTGTCGCGCTTCCGGCTAACGGTGCGGCATATTCTGCCCCACGCGATGGCGCAGGTTCCGGCGCTGGCGACGCTCGGGCTGGGCACCGTGATTATCGGCACCGCCGGGCTGAGCTTTCTCGGCATGGGGCCGCAGCCGCCTACCGCCGAATGGGGGCTGATGCTGGCGGAAGGGCGTAACTACCTGCGCAACGCCTGGTGGATCGCCGCCTGGCCGGGGGTGTTTATTACCCTGACGGTGGTGGCGGTGAGCACGCTGGGCCGCTACTGGCAGACGCGCTTTGCCGGGAGGTCGCAATGA
- a CDS encoding ABC transporter ATP-binding protein, whose product MSQPVIDIRNLSIRFGPQQVVKNLSLQVWPGESVALVGESGSGKTLTARSLLGLLPEGATFSADRFVIDGCDMLQASRRDWQALRGRRIGYVLQDALVSLDPLRRIGQQLADALTASGYRPGAPLREKSVALLQAAGIDDAESRLDRYPHQLSGGQRQRALIATALAGSPALLIADEPTTALDMTVQRQILQLLAQRRRDGQALLLISHDLAVVSALADRVLVMRDGEVVEQGHCGPLLSQPQHAWTQRLLRAVPTPATRGLRLSSAEPVPLPTRPQPGGAPLLEAIGLHKAYGERQVLNNINFTLHAGETLGVVGESGSGKTSLVKLVMGISEPDSGTLLLEGSRWDRLPEKARRDRRARLQLIAQDPYSSFDPRYTVEKIIGESLDCVGIYGDARRQRVCQLLDEVQLGDRFLNRYPQQLSGGQRQRVAIARAFAPNPALLVADEPVSALDVSVQAQVLDLLADMQAAHGTALLFISHDLGVIQHLADRVLVMQNGQVVESGELCQVFTAPQHPWTQKLLQALPVLPGLHPTIAQ is encoded by the coding sequence ATGAGTCAGCCGGTAATTGATATTCGCAACCTCTCCATCCGCTTTGGCCCTCAGCAGGTGGTAAAAAACCTCAGTCTACAGGTGTGGCCGGGCGAATCCGTGGCGCTGGTTGGCGAGTCCGGCTCCGGCAAAACCCTTACGGCGCGCAGCCTGCTGGGGCTGCTGCCGGAGGGGGCCACCTTCAGTGCCGATCGCTTTGTTATTGACGGGTGCGACATGTTGCAGGCCAGCCGTCGCGACTGGCAGGCGCTGCGCGGGCGTCGCATCGGCTATGTGCTACAGGATGCGCTGGTCTCGCTCGATCCGCTACGGCGCATTGGGCAGCAGCTGGCCGATGCGCTAACCGCCTCCGGCTACCGGCCGGGCGCCCCGCTGCGGGAGAAAAGCGTGGCGCTGCTCCAGGCGGCGGGCATCGACGATGCCGAAAGCCGCCTCGATCGCTACCCCCATCAGCTTTCCGGCGGCCAGCGCCAGCGCGCGCTGATTGCCACCGCCCTGGCGGGCAGTCCGGCGCTGCTGATCGCCGATGAGCCGACCACGGCGCTGGATATGACGGTACAGCGGCAAATCCTCCAGCTGCTGGCGCAGCGACGGCGCGACGGCCAGGCGCTGCTGCTGATCAGTCACGATCTGGCGGTGGTCTCGGCGCTGGCGGATCGCGTGCTGGTGATGCGCGATGGCGAAGTGGTGGAGCAGGGCCACTGCGGGCCGCTGCTCAGCCAGCCGCAGCATGCCTGGACGCAGCGGCTGCTGCGTGCGGTGCCGACACCCGCCACGCGCGGTCTGCGCCTCAGTTCAGCCGAACCGGTGCCTCTGCCGACGCGACCCCAGCCTGGCGGGGCGCCGCTGCTGGAGGCGATCGGGCTGCATAAGGCTTACGGTGAGCGGCAGGTGCTGAATAACATCAACTTTACCCTGCACGCCGGGGAAACTCTCGGCGTGGTGGGGGAGTCCGGCTCCGGCAAAACCTCGCTGGTCAAACTGGTGATGGGCATCAGCGAGCCGGACAGCGGTACGCTGCTGCTGGAGGGGAGCCGCTGGGATCGCCTCCCGGAGAAAGCACGCCGTGACCGACGGGCGCGTTTACAGCTGATCGCCCAGGACCCGTACAGCTCTTTTGATCCGCGCTACACGGTGGAAAAAATTATTGGTGAAAGCCTGGACTGCGTCGGTATTTACGGCGACGCACGTCGCCAGCGGGTATGCCAACTGCTGGACGAGGTGCAGCTCGGCGACCGCTTTCTTAATCGCTACCCGCAGCAACTCTCAGGCGGTCAGCGCCAGCGCGTCGCTATCGCCCGCGCCTTTGCACCCAATCCGGCGCTGCTGGTGGCCGATGAGCCGGTCAGCGCACTCGACGTCTCGGTGCAGGCGCAGGTGCTCGATCTGCTGGCCGATATGCAGGCCGCGCACGGCACTGCACTGCTGTTTATCTCGCACGATCTTGGCGTGATCCAGCATCTCGCCGACCGCGTACTGGTAATGCAAAACGGTCAGGTGGTGGAGAGCGGCGAACTGTGCCAGGTCTTTACCGCACCGCAGCACCCGTGGACGCAAAAACTGTTACAGGCGCTGCCGGTCCTTCCCGGTCTGCACCCCACAATCGCACAGTAA
- a CDS encoding lipoate--protein ligase family protein, giving the protein MAAAQGGQFSLRPPQLGFYADPTLAEAGLFQPAAAGQPVAQVWQGPQSLVVPASYKRYASLAPVREQFAAAGCPVFMRKSGGGLVPQGPGILNLSLAWSTDRTLGEAAEGVYHQLCGVLSGALADSGVATHFQAVEGSFCDGRFNLACGEGEQARKIAGTAQYWQAIPGQPVGEPRRHVVLAHAVLLVDCDLDAVHRLANQFEAAIGSGRLYQAAKTVSVAQMLTRRNDRLVDNIARALLRAVAASGVDAA; this is encoded by the coding sequence ATGGCCGCCGCTCAGGGCGGCCAGTTTTCGCTGCGGCCACCGCAGTTAGGGTTTTATGCCGATCCGACGCTGGCGGAAGCCGGGCTGTTTCAACCCGCCGCTGCGGGCCAGCCGGTGGCACAGGTCTGGCAGGGGCCACAGTCGCTGGTGGTGCCCGCCAGCTACAAACGCTATGCCTCGCTGGCCCCGGTACGTGAGCAATTTGCGGCGGCGGGCTGCCCGGTATTTATGCGCAAATCGGGCGGCGGGCTGGTGCCCCAGGGACCGGGGATCCTCAACCTCAGCCTGGCCTGGTCCACGGATCGCACCCTGGGCGAAGCGGCAGAGGGCGTTTATCACCAACTGTGCGGCGTGCTCAGTGGGGCGCTGGCCGATTCAGGCGTGGCAACCCATTTTCAGGCCGTAGAAGGCTCCTTCTGCGACGGACGCTTTAACCTTGCCTGTGGCGAGGGTGAGCAGGCGCGAAAAATCGCCGGTACCGCCCAGTACTGGCAGGCGATCCCGGGCCAGCCGGTCGGAGAGCCGCGCCGCCACGTGGTGCTGGCGCATGCGGTACTGCTGGTCGACTGCGATCTGGATGCTGTGCATCGCCTCGCCAATCAGTTTGAGGCGGCGATCGGCAGCGGACGCCTGTATCAGGCAGCGAAAACGGTCAGCGTTGCGCAAATGCTGACCCGGCGAAATGACCGTCTGGTCGATAATATCGCCAGGGCATTATTGCGCGCCGTCGCAGCCAGCGGGGTAGATGCCGCCTGA
- a CDS encoding ABC transporter permease, with product MSLESILTHPPRAPRPALWRSLLVRRIAGRLSGGVLVLWAAVTLAFLGIHLAPGDTVSLLIGEQARTPAIEAAIRSEWGLNEPLAWQYLHYLWRAVHGDFGRSYVLNTEVSQLLTTQLWPTLKLTAAALLVSILFAVVMAVATANRRWGRRVAGGLELLLASTPSFWLGIVLLFIFSFSLRWFPVAGDRHLSSLVLPALSLGLAQGAVLAQVLRRELESALAAPFTLTLRAWGVGETTIRLRHALRHAALPVVTLTGWLVGGLLSGAVITEQVFGRPGLGKLTVDAVLAKDLPVVLAVAILSALIYVVMSTLVDILALWLDPRLREESR from the coding sequence ATGAGTCTTGAGAGCATCTTAACCCATCCGCCGCGCGCGCCGCGTCCCGCGCTGTGGCGCAGCCTGCTGGTGCGTCGTATCGCCGGGCGTCTCTCCGGCGGCGTGCTGGTGCTGTGGGCGGCGGTGACGCTGGCGTTTCTTGGCATCCATCTGGCACCGGGCGATACGGTCAGCCTGCTGATTGGTGAACAGGCGCGCACGCCGGCCATTGAGGCGGCTATCCGCAGTGAATGGGGGCTGAATGAGCCGCTGGCGTGGCAGTATCTGCACTATCTGTGGCGCGCGGTGCACGGCGATTTTGGCCGCTCTTACGTCCTGAATACCGAAGTAAGCCAGCTGCTGACCACCCAGCTGTGGCCGACGCTGAAGCTGACCGCGGCGGCGCTGCTGGTCAGCATCCTCTTCGCCGTGGTAATGGCAGTCGCGACGGCAAACCGCCGCTGGGGTCGGCGCGTGGCGGGTGGGCTGGAGCTGCTGCTGGCTTCCACGCCGTCGTTCTGGCTGGGCATCGTGCTGCTGTTTATCTTCAGTTTTAGCCTGCGCTGGTTCCCGGTGGCGGGCGACCGGCATCTCTCTTCGCTGGTGCTGCCGGCGCTGTCGCTTGGGCTTGCCCAGGGTGCGGTGCTGGCACAGGTGCTGCGGCGCGAGCTGGAAAGCGCGCTGGCGGCACCCTTTACCCTGACGCTGCGCGCGTGGGGCGTGGGCGAAACCACGATTCGCCTGCGTCACGCTCTGCGCCATGCCGCCCTGCCGGTCGTCACCCTGACCGGCTGGCTGGTGGGCGGGCTGCTGAGCGGGGCGGTGATCACCGAGCAGGTGTTTGGCCGTCCGGGTCTGGGCAAGCTGACGGTGGATGCGGTGCTGGCGAAGGATCTGCCGGTGGTGCTGGCGGTAGCGATCCTTTCGGCGCTGATCTACGTGGTGATGAGCACGCTGGTGGATATTCTGGCGCTGTGGCTCGACCCACGCCTGCGGGAGGAGAGCCGATGA
- a CDS encoding SfnB family sulfur acquisition oxidoreductase: protein MCRAAKVIFSEQQALAAARAVAALAVSDAATRDRDRLYPLEALSLFSRSGLGSISIPTACGGGGLPWRTVAEVFRLISAADPSLGQIPQNHFGIIQFVRDEGTPAQQRALFSAVVAGQRLGNGGPEKNSRHTRDVQARLRLREGGLWLTGEKFYSTGALFAHIVVTTAITDEGQAVMAFIPRPADGLEVIDDWSGMGQRTTASGTVRLENVAVAPDRVIPLPSADKPTLRGPVSQLIQAAIDAGIARGAFDEACEFTRRHARPWIDAGVDRQADDPHLQADVGRVYIELLAAEALLRKAARVLDEIDPAALSAEQAARASIAVAEAKVLTTQVALKASEKLLEWGGSRATLAEHGLDRHWRNARTHTLHDPVRWKYHAIGNYYLNGIFPARHAWI, encoded by the coding sequence ATGTGTCGCGCAGCTAAGGTGATTTTCAGTGAGCAGCAGGCCCTGGCCGCCGCGCGTGCCGTGGCCGCACTGGCGGTAAGCGATGCGGCAACCCGCGATCGCGATCGTCTCTACCCGCTTGAGGCGCTGTCGCTGTTCAGCCGCTCCGGTCTGGGGAGCATATCAATACCCACGGCCTGCGGCGGTGGCGGCCTGCCCTGGCGTACGGTGGCAGAGGTGTTTCGCCTGATCTCGGCGGCCGACCCGTCGCTGGGGCAGATCCCGCAGAACCACTTCGGCATTATTCAGTTTGTGCGGGATGAGGGTACCCCGGCACAGCAGCGCGCGCTGTTCAGCGCGGTGGTCGCGGGCCAGCGGCTGGGAAACGGTGGCCCGGAGAAAAACAGTCGGCACACCCGCGACGTGCAGGCCCGCCTGCGCCTGCGCGAGGGCGGTCTGTGGCTTACGGGGGAGAAGTTCTACTCCACCGGGGCGCTGTTTGCACACATTGTGGTGACCACCGCCATCACCGATGAGGGTCAGGCGGTCATGGCATTTATTCCGCGCCCGGCCGACGGGCTGGAGGTGATTGATGACTGGTCGGGAATGGGCCAGCGCACCACCGCCAGCGGCACCGTGCGGCTGGAGAATGTTGCGGTTGCGCCGGACCGGGTGATCCCCCTGCCATCGGCAGATAAGCCCACGCTGCGCGGACCGGTGTCGCAGCTGATTCAGGCGGCCATTGACGCGGGCATTGCGCGCGGGGCCTTTGATGAAGCCTGCGAGTTTACCCGTCGCCACGCCCGTCCGTGGATAGATGCGGGCGTGGATCGCCAGGCTGATGACCCCCATTTGCAGGCCGACGTCGGGCGCGTTTATATCGAGCTGCTGGCGGCAGAGGCCCTGCTGCGTAAAGCCGCCCGGGTGCTGGATGAGATTGACCCGGCGGCGCTGAGCGCTGAGCAGGCCGCGCGCGCGTCCATTGCGGTGGCTGAGGCCAAGGTTCTTACCACCCAGGTGGCGCTTAAAGCCAGCGAAAAGCTGCTGGAGTGGGGCGGCAGCCGGGCAACGCTGGCCGAACACGGGCTTGACCGGCACTGGCGTAATGCCCGAACCCACACGCTTCACGACCCGGTGCGCTGGAAATATCATGCGATCGGCAACTATTACCTCAACGGCATCTTCCCGGCGCGCCATGCCTGGATTTAA